In the genome of Podospora pseudocomata strain CBS 415.72m chromosome 2 map unlocalized CBS415.72m_2.2, whole genome shotgun sequence, one region contains:
- the YOP1 gene encoding ER membrane protein DP1/Yop1 (COG:U; EggNog:ENOG503P44Z; BUSCO:EOG09264USX): MSSPQDKAQVYVGQLDKELSKYPVLINLEKQTGVPKAYAVLGSVALYFFLILLNLGGQLLTNIAGFVIPGYYSLGALFSADKHDDTQWLTYWVVFSFFTVLESFISVVYWVPFYYTFKFIFLLWLSLPSFKGAEIIFRSFLAPTLSRHFQTSGSTASGLRAKADLHTE; encoded by the exons ATGTCTTCCCCCCAGGATAAGGCCCAGGTCTACGTTGgccagctcgacaaggag CTCTCCAAGTACCCCgttctcatcaacctcgagaAGCAAACCGGTGTCCCCAAGGCCTACGCCGTCCTTGGCTCCGTCGCCCTctacttcttcctcatcctcctcaacctcggcggTCAGCTCCTGACCAACATCGCCGGCTTTGTCATCCCCGGCTACTACTCCCTCGGTGCCTTGTTCTCTGCCGACAAGCACGATGATACCCAGTGGTTGACC TACTGGGTtgtcttctctttcttcac CGTCCTGGAGAGCTTCATCAGCGTCGTCTACTGGGTTCCTTTCTATTATACCTTCAAGTTCATCTTCCTTCTCTGgctctctcttccttcctTCAA GGGTGCCGAGATCATCTTccgctccttcctcgcccctACCCTCTCCCGCCACTTCCAGACCTCTGGCTCCACCGCCAGCGGCCTCCGCGCGAAGGCCGATCTCCACACCGAGTAA
- a CDS encoding uncharacterized protein (EggNog:ENOG503NYF0; COG:K) — protein sequence MDSTHDPLSLAKARKRPRSRGSTASMHSHTTQPNIEHSFADSQDVYGSSQWMPASDHQHTHGLPQLTPEDLLLASQLQTGRDYANEPPLNASMQSVAFHHSHSMSRQSISADSFAGNTSFDDSQMLDRDGNDDGDSFSGLQPPAKPGSRSSANNEMEMRQLFNASKHRTLQDVALELHGNERGPNSERTRQVFAMLWINSVCSKGKGSVPRGRVYANYASRCATERITVLNPASFGKLVRVLFPGLKTRRLGVRGESKYHYVGFSLKEELPEPEANNTQQTVPLGDNMSFTQNFNTLPNNDVSTRSERTAFPTPDLGSQPGLKAPRSREFQHSLYNQPQVSSFDQLQRTMDKTAKRLKFSTDTGEAFKQSDPLILPRIEPFLPSGTDADAAKSLTALYRSHCTSLVECIRYCKEKTFFHLFTSFQGTLTMPVQKLFSHQAIAPWIEECDFILYQRMMRIVSGLTLQVVPKPVLDTLRSISERLVRHIRESFHGQPAHVLRAKEAPAALFAGLLDRALRVNLTAHAAANMLSNPANRDLMYAEFISMINVRKISESIPSRGMDDVVNVLLTEMRHLLDPVNVPWDIECLTVHGDVPPQSRQSQEAVQDDTSASNVLDRWVNFLRSLPARFPYASATDVVWCAQRLGTALMRDLTIGQGKSFGSWWVTKCWLDEMVEFMAEQGGFMQQRGSGGLGVGLVGDGRGGLSVAKRGQQQNIGGGGSRYSSGSDDFHHLGGRNGGGEHDGLLGGGQPDRAVFPSGPGTGVGGQGGQQNPDDSGIGIRTPDEDLPGEKFGSPVGGEGDLFGEGGLDL from the exons ATGGACTCGACCCACG ATCCTCTGTCGCTTGCCAAGGCGAGAAAGCGGCCACGGTCGCGAGGCTCAACAGCATCCATGCATAGTCACACAACACAGCCCAATATCGAGCATTCTTTTGCCGACAGTCAAGATGTCTACGGTTCCTCACAGTGGATGCCGGCCAGCGACCACCAGCACACCCACGGCCTGCCACAGCTGACCCCCGAGGACCTGCTGCTGGCGTCACAGCTCCAGACCGGCCGTGACTACGCCAACGAGCCACCACTCAACGCCTCGATGCAGAGCGTCGCCTtccaccacagccacagcatGAGCCGCCAGTCCATCTCTGCCGACTCCTTTGCCGGCAACACCAGCTTCGACGACAGCCAGATGTTGGACCGTGACGGGAACGACGACGGGGACTCGTTCAGCGGCTTGCAGCCACCTGCCAAACCAgggtcgaggtcgagcgCAAACAAcgagatggagatgaggcAGCTGTTCAATGCCAGCAAGCACCGCACCTTGCAGGATGTTGCCTTGGAGCTGCATGGAAACGAGAGGGGCCCAAACTCGGAGCGGACAAGACAGGTGTTCGCGATGCTTTG GATTAACTCGGTGTGCTCCAAGGGGAAGGGCTCGGTACCAAGGGGGCGCGTGTATGCCAACTACGCGTCGCGTTGTGCCACGGAGAGGATCACGGTCTTGAACCCTGCCAGCTTTGGGAAGCTGGTCAGAGTTCTCTTTCCTGGGCTGAAGACAAGGCGATTGGGGGTGCGCGGAGAGTCAAAGTATCACTATGTTGGCTTTAGCCTCAAAGAAGAGCTTCCCGAGCCAGAGGCTAATAACACACAACAAACGGTACCTCTAGGTGACAATATGTCTTTCACGCAAAACTTCAA CACGCTGCCTAACAACGACGTGTCGACGAGATCAGAACGAACAGCGTTTCCCACGCCAGATCTCGGGAGTCAACCAGGACTCAAGGCTCCTCGGTCTCGCGAGTTCCAGCACAGTCTCTACAACCAACCGCAGGTGTCCAGCTTCGACCAACTGCAACGGACGATGGACAAGACGGCGAAACGGCTCAAATTCTCCACCGACACGGGCGAGGCCTTTAAACAATCAGATCCGCTCATACTTCCTAGGATCGAACCATTTTTACCAAGCGGCACAGATGCGGACGCCGCCAAGTCTCTCACAGCCCTGTATCGATCACACTGCACATCTCTTGTCGAATGTATCCGTTACTGCAAGGAAAAGACGTTTTTCCATCTTTTTACTTCGTTCCAGGGCACCCTCACCATGCCCGTCCAGAAGCTCTTTTCACACCAGGCCATCGCGCCATGGATCGAGGAATGTGACTTTATCTTGTACCAGCGCATGATGCGGATAGTCTCAGGCCTCACGCTGCAAGTGGTCCCCAAGCCCGTCCTCGACACGCTGAGGAGCATATCCGAGAGGCTTGTTCGTCACATTAGAGAGTCGTTCCACGGCCAACCGGCCCATGTATTACGAGCCAAGGAGGCGCCCGCCGCCCTCTTTGCCGGCCTTCTCGACCGGGCCTTGCGAGTCAACCTCACGGCCCACGCGGCGGCAAACATGCTGTCGAACCCGGCAAACCGAGACCTGATGTACGCGGAGTTCATCTCTATGATTAACGTTCGCAAGATTTCCGAGAGCATACCGTCGCGGGGCATGGACGACGTGGTGAATGTGTTGCTGACGGAGATGAGGCACCTGCTGGATCCGGTGAATGTCCCCTGGGATATTGAGTGTCTGACTGTTCACGGGGATGTGCCTCCGCAATCGAGGCAGTCGCAGGAAGCTGTTCAGGATGACACGAGCGCTTCTAATGTGTTGGATCGGTGGGTTAACTTCCTGAGGTCTTTGCCGGCGAGGTTTCCGTATGCGTCGGCGACGGATGTTGTTTGGTGTGCGCAGCGGTTGGGGACGGCGCTGATGAGGGATTTGACGATTGGGCAGGGGAAGAGCTTTGGGAGCTGGTGGGTGACGAAATGCTggctggatgagatggtggagtTTATGGCTGAGCAAGGGGGGTTTATGCAGCAGAGGGGgtcgggggggttgggggttggtttggttggggatgggcGTGGGGGGCTGAGTGTGGCTAAACGGGGACAACAGCAGAAtattggaggaggagggtcgaGGTATAGCAGTGGGAGTGATGATTTTCATcatttgggggggaggaatggtgggggggagcatgatgggttgttgggtggggggcagCCGGATAGGGCTGTTTTTCCTAGTGGTCCCGGGACAGGAGTAGGGGGCCAGGGAGGGCAGCAGAATCCGGATGATAGTGGGATTGGGATTAGGACGCCGGATGAGGACTTGCCGGGGGAGAAGTTTGGGAGTccggttgggggggagggggatttatttggggagggagggttggaTTTGTAG
- a CDS encoding uncharacterized protein (COG:H; EggNog:ENOG503NXCQ) — translation MGDLHPSTTPNGDNEQKPIPITILTGFLGAGKTTLILNLLPQLRALNPNYTLALLKNEFGDLAVDSQLASSSSISSVKELLNGCICCNLVGSLSSALKEMRETARPDRVIIETSGSAFPATLAMEVNRLVRETGGREWVLDGVVSVIDVENWGGYEDVSFTARLQARYTDLVVLNKWEGVGERRVEEVVDRLGDLEVETARVRSDRGRVEVGVLLGLDSSLAAGLVEGEGGNGEGGHEHDHGHRNEVEVLSVELKGTQKGKGVDAGKLMGLLGKAPKDEVYRIKAVLTVGGEGEVKNSDEDVPVTKSQSGRYILNWAFGRWTFTAMGGGVKEHESSEESVLRMTVVLARYESTKWKRKLEAGGLLELEGDERGELVVRKIN, via the coding sequence ATGGGCGACCTAcacccttccaccacccccaacggTGACAATGAACAAAAACCaatccccatcaccatcctcaccggcTTTTTGGGAGCAGGCAAAacaaccctcatcctcaacctcctcccccaactgcGGGCCCTGAATCCAAACTACACTTTGGCGCTCCTAAAAAACGAGTTTGGCGACCTCGCAGTCGACAGCCAGCTtgcctcgtcttcttccatctcctcgGTTAAGGAACTGCTGAACGGGTGTATCTGTTGTAACTTGGTAGGCAGCTTATCCTCTGCCTTGAAAGAAATGAGGGAAACGGCGAGACCGGACAGGGTCATCATCGAGACGAGCGGGAGTGCGTTCCCTGCCACGTTGGCTATGGAGGTTAATAGActggtgagggagacggggggtAGGGAGTGGgtgttggatggggtggttaGCGTGATTGATGTTGAGAATTGGGGGGGGTATGAGGATGTTAGCTTCACGGCTAGGCTGCAGGCTAGGTATACtgatttggtggtgttgaacaagtgggagggtgttggggagaggagggtggaggaggtggtggatcggttgggggatttggaggtTGAGACTGCTAGGGTGAGGAGTGATAGGGGGagggtcgaggttggggttttGCTGGGGTTGGATTCGAGTCTCGCTGCTGGactggtggaaggggaggggggaaatggggagggggggcacGAACATGATCATGGGCATCGGAATGAGGTGGAGGTTCTTAGTGTTGAGTTGAAGGGGAcgcaaaaaggaaaaggggtggATGCGGGAAAGCTGATGGGGTTGCTTGGGAAGGCGCCGAAGGATGAGGTTTATAGGATTAAGGCTGTGCTGActgtgggtggggagggggaggtgaagaattCGGATGAGGATGTTCCTGTGACCAAGAGCCAGAGCGGGAGGTACATTCTGAATTGGGCGTTTGGGAGGTGGACGTTTACGGCtatggggggaggggtgaagGAGCACGAGAGTAGCGAGGAGtcggtgttgaggatgaCGGTTGTGTTGGCGAGGTATGAGAGCACAAAgtggaagaggaagttggAGGCGGGTGGGTTgctggagttggagggggatgagaggggggagttggtggtgaggaagattAATTAG
- the GLG2 gene encoding glycogenin glucosyltransferase (EggNog:ENOG503NX5G; CAZy:GT8; COG:H), whose protein sequence is MVTGTKKEDVYASLLLTDTYLPGALVLAHSLRDAGTTKKLAILVTPDTVSTETVYDYVIYVDRIRNGKPANLFLMNRPDLHSAFTKINLWKQTQFRRIVYIDADVVAYRAVDELFDLPHAFSAAPDIGWPDLFNTGVMALTPNMGDYYAMMAMAERGISFDGADQGLLNMHFGNTYNRLSFTYNVTPSAHYQYVPAYRHFQGSINMVHFIGADKPWRQGRENTTDAGPFDEMTGRWWAVYDRHYHKEVGPDRSGRKKSLTPGQAGHAPSIVQHFVKGEYNPTTRYVVPTGEPNGQQSPTPSQEEHQGNQDHVAHSGDHHVHHESQDHIHQEEHTSAGPKVTNESGGAYTETLPQTGWDAQRSSPPTDSGPEAANFPRTHYEMSRDTSQFQAPDRYPSPPSNMWYSVPSERDQPKSVFPWENNAPRPTRVFAENPLAPVTPAPKSPGEQRRHVVGRRNPLFTPIGPAIRTAPSPGGTAWNSLNQSNAWDEIPQINRYVDSMQRHRRSRSQILAASPGRSTSGERQEEPSEERRGSIKVTDFPTEDDRPSLPVTPAPVRRRQFWANADDNGQQLPAAEGVPAQDEWDPAAQLQKLAKQQSEVLLEKLGASGTGQSQDSISVDGKEIPHRPLPFGSEDILAEAPELVTGQTTPRTVESRSPSISTTATIAVPSYQGPGAMFEKGEDYLTQDTPAQPTEEDLDVLQT, encoded by the exons ATGGTCACGGGcacgaagaaggaggacgtGTACGCAAGT CTCCTCCTGACGGACACATATCTCCCCG GTGCTCTTGTCCTTGCCCACTCGTTGCGCGATGccggcaccaccaagaagctcgccaTCCTTGTCACACCAGACACCGTCTCGACCGAG ACTGTATATGACTATGTCATCTATGTCGACCGCATCCGCAATGGCAAGcccgccaacctcttcttgATGAACCGCCCGGATCTCCACTCGGCCTTTACCAAGATCAACCTGTGGAAGCAGACCCAGTTCCGCAGGATTGTCTACATTGATGCCGACGTGGTTGCTTACAGAGCCGTGGATGAGCTCTTCGATCTCCCACATGCCTTCTCGGCGGCTCCCGATATCGGATGGCCCGACTTGTTCAACACCGGTGTCATGGCCCTGACCCCCAACATGGGCGACTACTATGCCATGATGGCTATGGCCGAACGCGGCATCTCGTTTGACGGCGCCGATCAGGGCCTCTTGAACATGCACTTTGGAAACACATATAACCGCCTCAGCTTCACCTACAACGTCACGCCTTCAGCTCACTACCAATATGTTCCCGCCTACCGCCACTTCCAGGGCAGCATCAACATGGTGCACTTCATTGGAGCCGACAAGCCGTGGAGGCAGGGACGCGAAAACACCACGGACGCCGGACCCTTCGATGAGATGACCggaaggtggtgggctgTTTACGACAGACACTACCACAAAGAGGTAGGTCCGGACCGCAGCGGCCGAAAGAAATCACTAACTCCGGGGCAGGCCGGGCACGCGCCCAGCATTGTTCAGCACTTTGTCAAGGGAGAATACAACCCAACGACCCGTTATGTCGTGCCCACTGGCGAACCCAACGGTCAGCAATCCCCTACCCCCTCGCAAGAGGAACACCAGGGGAACCAGGATCATGTTGCCCACTCTGGAGACCATCATGTCCATCATGAGAGTCAGGATCACATCCACCAGGAGGAACACACTTCCGCGGGACCCAAGGTGACGAATGAATCTGGAGGTGCATATACTGAGACGTTGCCGCAAACAGGATGGGATGCCCAGAGGAGCTCACCCCCAACCGATTCCGGGCCCGAGGCTGCAAACTTCCCCCGCACACACTACGAGATGTCCAGAGACACTTCGCAGTTCCAGGCACCCGACCGCTACCCCAGCCCTCCCAGCAACATGTGGTACTCGGTACCGAGCGAGCGCGATCAGCCCAAGTCTGTTTTCCCGTGGGAAAACAATGCGCCTCGCCCCACCCGCGTGTTTGCTGAGAACCCCTTGGCCCCCGTGACTCCGGCCCCGAAATCTCCTGGTGAGCAAAGACGACACGTTGTGGGAAGAAGAAACCCATTGTTTACGCCTATAGGTCCAGCCATCCGAACCGCCCCCTCTCCCGGCGGAACCGCCTGGAACTCGTTGAACCAAAGCAACGCGTGGGATGAGATCCCCCAGATTAACCGCTATGTTGACTCGATGCAGAGACACCGCAGGTCTAGGAGCCAGATTCTGGCGGCAAGCCCAGGCAGATCGACATCCGGCGAACGCCAGGAGGAGCCAAGCGAGGAGCGCAGAGGATCCATCAAGGTAACCGACTTCCCTACCGAGGACGACCGTCCGAGCCTTCCGGTCACGCCCGCACCGGTCAGGAGGCGACAGTTCTGGGCCAACGCTGATGATAATGGCCAACAGCTGCCTGCTGCCGAGGGCGTTCCCGCCCAAGACGAATGG GACCCGGCTGCTCAACTCCAAAAGTTGGCCAAGCAACAATCCGAGGTcttgttggagaagttgggTGCCAGCGGAACCGGCCAGAGCCAGGATAGCATTAGTGTGGATGGAAAGGAGATTCCCCACCGTCCGTTGCCGTTCGGATCCGAAGAT ATTCTAGCAGAGGCCCCCGAGCTGGTGACGGGACAGACGACGCCCAGGACCGTGGAGTCGCGCTCCCCCAGCATTAGCACGACGGCGACGATTGCCGTGCCATCCTACCAAGGACCCGGAGCCATGTttgagaagggcgaggaCTATCTGACACAGGACACCCCCGCGCAGCCGACCGAGGAGGACCTTGACGTTTTGCAGACCTAG
- a CDS encoding uncharacterized protein (EggNog:ENOG503NTWT; COG:P), protein MEPDLSASISFHPHAFKTQSETANTPRLSRSRATSPAAPMNRMTIDGANSTAIEATDGADDTTVARHPHRPDDVEVESQRAGRFPLVGAGNDPYGLSQRYKTESELAEIKANTSRKRDAPSSSGSGSNKSSKFSGYIKPFGRNATQARQLRGFYEAQNETIERMLKTVEEHRAEAKQEHGEDHLKFQIAVWGSLAANVVLTVLQLYAAISSGSLSLFTTMADAIFDPMSNVTLILTNRAVKRVDPNRFPAGRARLETVGNIVFCFLMTAVSMIIISFAARDLAEHNGEDQLKDFHLPSIIAVGAAFATKFTLFLYTWGIKDKYSQVRILWQDHRNDLLVNGFGILTSVGGSKLIWWLDPAGAIFLSVVISGLWLRTAFTEFLLLVGVVASVEVQQLITYVCVTHSPLIRQIDTVRAYHSGPRLIAEVDVVMDAEASLRETHDVAEALQMKLEELPDVERAYVHVDYETTHKPEHGLKKDM, encoded by the coding sequence ATGGAGCCGGATCTATCAGCTAGCATCTCCTTCCACCCGCACGCGTTCAAGACCCAGTCCGAGACGGCTAACACCCCTCGACTGTCCCGATCGCGCgcaacctcccccgccgctCCCATGAACAGAATGACTATAGACGGCGCCAACAGCACCGCCATCGAAGCCACCGACGGCGCTGATGACACCACCGTCGCCCGCCATCCCCACCGCCCTGACGATGTCGAGGTAGAATCTCAACGGGCAGGCCGCTTCCCCCTTGTCGGCGCCGGCAACGACCCCTACGGCCTTTCGCAAAGATACAAGACCGAGTCCGAACTTGCCGAGATCAAGGCGAACACGTCCAGGAAGCGAGACGCCCCGTCCAGCTCCGGCTCGGGCTCCAACAAAAGCAGCAAGTTCTCTGGATACATCAAGCCCTTTGGGCGCAACGCCACCCAAGCCCGCCAGCTCCGCGGGTTTTATGAAGCGCAAAACGAAACGATCGAGCGAATGCTCAAGACGGTCGAGGAACACCGCGCCGAAGCCAAACAGGAGCACGGTGAAGATCACCTCAAGTTCCAGATCGCCGTCTGGGGCTCTTTGGCTGCCAACGTGGTTCTTACCGTCCTCCAACTCTACGCCGCCATCTCGTCTGGGTCGCTGTCTCTTTTCACCACCATGGCAGACGCCATCTTCGACCCAATGAGCAACGTCACGCTTATTCTCACCAACAGGGCAGTCAAGAGAGTTGACCCGAACCGGTTTCCTGCCGGGAGAGCAAGATTGGAAACGGTGGGCAATATcgtcttttgctttttgatGACGGCCGTGTCGATGATTATCATTTCTTTTGCCGCGAGGGACTTGGCGGAGCACAACGGGGAGGACCAACTTAAGGATTTCCACCTCCCGtccatcatcgccgtcgGCGCGGCCTTTGCGACAAAGTTCACCTTGTTCCTCTACACCTGGGGCATCAAGGACAAGTACTCCCAAGTGCGCATCCTCTGGCAAGACCACAGGAACGACCTTCTTGTCAACGGGTTTGGCATCCTGACTTCGGTTGGCGGTTCCAAGCTGATCTGGTGGTTGGACCCGGCTGGTGCGATTTTCTTGTCGGTCGTCATCTCTGGTCTCTGGCTTAGGACTGCTTTTACGGAAtttttgctgttggtggGCGTTGTGGCTAGTGTGGAGGTTCAGCAGCTGATCAcgtatgtgtgtgtgacgCATAGCCCGCTGATTAGGCAGATTGACACCGTGAGGGCGTATCACAGCGGGCCGAGGCTGATTGCggaggtggatgtggtgatggatgctGAGGCGAGCTTGAGGGAGACGCATGATGTGGCGGAGGCGCTGCAgatgaagctggaggagctgccgGATGTGGAACGGGCGTATGTGCATGTTGATTATGAGACTACGCATAAGCCGGAGCatgggttgaagaaggatATGTAG
- a CDS encoding uncharacterized protein (EggNog:ENOG503NYMR; COG:I; BUSCO:EOG092638EN; MEROPS:MER0031618) produces MVLEQEGTFTVSGAELYTKSWLPDGSIKARLVFIHGFSDHINRYPAFFSHLASKGIAVYGFDQRGWGRSVKKPAERGLTGPTAQVLSDIAAFLSQPHLLGTPGSQEPVFVMGHSMGGGQVLTFAADPKYESLVEKVRGLLLEAPFIGFSPEERPSWLKIAVGRLAGKLMPHFQLAHKIAVEHLTRDQHVQVSIKEDELMHDTGTLEGFAGLLDRTNDLQQGRTKLGKEGVVKSLWVGHGTADKTTWFEATKQWFEGCAGGVKDRTLRAYEGWYHQLHCDGECSGEFFEDVAGWILERAGGGEEVLKKAGETPKAQQTQEAVVPVEAEGSQKTEAKL; encoded by the exons ATGGTCCTCGAACAAGAAGGCACCTTTACCGTCTCTGGAGCAGAGCTCTACACCAAGTCATGGCTT CCCGATGGATCCATCAAAGCCAGGCTAGTCTTCATCCACGGCTTCTCAGACCACATCAACCGCTacccagccttcttctcccacctcgCCTCCAAAGGAATCGCTGTGTACGGCTTTGACCAGCGAGGATGGGGCCGGTCAGTCAAGAAACCTGCCGAAAGGGGTCTCACGGGCCCAACAGCGCAAGTTCTCTCAGACATTGCTGCCTTCCTTTCACAGCCCCATCTTCTCGGCACACCCGGGAGCCAAGAACCGGTCTTCGTAATGGGACACAGCATGGGTGGAGGACAAGTTCTCACCTTTGCTGCTGACCCCAAGTATGAGTccttggtggagaaggttCGGGGTCTCCTCCTTGAAGCACCGTTTATCGGGTTCTCGCCAGAGGAAAGACCGTCTTGGTTGAAGATTGCCGTTGGAAGACTGGCGGGGAAGTTGATGCCGCACTTTCAGCTTGCGCATAAGATTGCTGTCGAGCATCTGACGAGGGATCAACATGTGCAAGTGAGTAtcaaggaggatgagctgaTGCATGATACCGGCACGCTGGAGGGTTTTGCCGGGTTGTTGGACAGGACGAATGATTTGCAGCAGGGGAGGACGAagctggggaaggagggggtggtgaagagctTGTGGGTTGGGCATGGGACGGCGGATAAGACGACCTGGTTTGAGGCTACGAAGCAGTGGTTTGAGGGGTGTGCGGGTGGGGTGAAGGATAGGACGCTGAGGGCGTATGAGGGGTGGTATCATCAGCTGCATTGTGATGGGGAGTGTAGTGGCGAGTTTTTTGAGGATGTTGCTGGTTGGATATTGGAAcgggctgggggaggggaggaggtgttgaagaaggctggGGAGACACCGAAGGCTCAGCAAACACAGGAGGCTGTGGTGCCCGttgaggcggaggggagcCAGAAGACGGAGGCCAAGCTTTGA
- a CDS encoding uncharacterized protein (EggNog:ENOG503PYQS) — MPNEPPSPRPIGLSQKLRGLSRLRSKGIEDKGEAEQFRMVHAPDRPHRIITPVEAPSEEECGDTISSWHKAVKEDSDSEGEEEKVRPARSYWKTPDYTGGHPGRFQQSQHHEPHARGHSHIYTPSGLSQEVHVDSFQEGSRGARRSVSEHNDRTYLESPVPRPLVPNKSKERQRYLQQVTPPSVKEGVVERDISRGRGRGKAESPRVPAAATHSLPRECKIQTTEAVRRGQCPYCRCQLGNRTYLTCPNPPCGKGLTTFEGSWMAPPKLKDRRPASPSIFGVIGRQLLGRRPLKSSPDSPGSLPNQQKRSGTNTPEALATLPESIASNPPAAANRDIQTRSEDVLPSGSNLATKTLQPRTRQKTYPTPSPHPPIPPLRPPKSGLLLRLIRSINPQKPLPSSRPPTADNPPLRPAPPLPNPEISSLQAPASLNNPQQQQQPPTKPFLVSKFSTAHQPPQQYPPSHIASALSSSLPQSTAPSLVWITPSERSLFYPYYYSKPPSPPKKSSSRRRSQSQHSYPSQPPLQSRFGVQQQQCSTQSDGQGGYLDDIYDHYGGGDGGGEKGAYDTDVTTKGPEKVATKQKSWSSSKYSTGRRSEDTDDDDDDDDDDDGWNQLDDVETPTQLKPTPAFGVGGVTTEGKGRREGKGGYKSQAENKGLSVTTGEKEGSKERLAKELELRRMKWL, encoded by the exons ATGCCCAACGAACCACCGAGCCCTCGACCGATCGGCCTCTCTCAAAAGCTTCGCGGCTTGAGCCGGTTGCGTTCCAAAGGGATTGAGGACAAAGGAGAAGCTGAACAGTTTCGCATGGTACACGCGCCGGACCGCCCACACAGGATCATCACGCCTGTTGAAGCGCcgtcggaggaggagtgtgGCGACACGATCTCGAGCTGGCACAAGGCCGTCAAAGAGGATAGTGATAgcgaaggggaagaagaaaaggtcaGGCCGGCGAGGTCGTACTGGAAAACTCCTGACTACACTGGAGGTCACCCGGGCCGGTTTCAGCAGTCTCAACATCACGAACCTCACGCACGAGGGCATTCGCATATCTATACTCCGAGCGGGTTGAGTCAGGAGGTGCACGTCGACTCGTTTCAAGAAGGCTCACGGGGTGCTCGGAGGAGTGTCAGTGAGCATAACGACAGGACGTATTTGGAATCACCTGTCCCTCGTCCGCTGGTGCCGAACAAGAGCAAGGAGAGGCAGAGGTATTTGCAGCAGGTCACTCCGCCATCGGTGAAAGAGGGCGTGGTGGAAAGAGATATCTCGCgcggaaggggaaggggaaaggccGAGTCTCCTCGGGTaccagcagcggcaacacATTCCTTGCCTAGAGAATGCAAAATCCAGACCACGGAAGCTGTGCGTCGGGGCCAGTGCCCGTATTGCAGATGTCAGCTTGGTAACAGGACTTACCTGACCTGCCCGAACCCACCCTGCGGAAAAGGGTTGACTACCTTTGAAGGGAGTTGGATGGCGCCGCCCAAACTGAAGGATAGGAGGCCCGCCTCGCCGTCGATATTTGGTGTCATCGGCAGACAGCTTCTCGGGCGCCGCCCGTTGAAGTCATCGCCAGATAGTCCAGGTTCCTTGCCCAACCAGCAGAAACGCTCAGGAACTAACACCCCAGAAGCACTGGCTACCCTACCAGAGTCAATAGCCTCT aacccccccgccgccgccaacagGGACATCCAGACGAGGAGCGAGGACGTCCTCCCCAGCGGATCCAACCTGGCCACAAAAACCCTCCAGCCACGAACGAGACAGAAAACGTATCCCACCCCCAGTCCACATCCACCAATACCCCCGCTTCGACCACCTAAATCGGGATTACTCCTCCGACTCATCAGGAgcatcaacccccaaaagccactccccagctcccgcccccccaccGCAGataaccctcccctccgcccagcaccaccccttcccaaccccgaGATCAGCTCCCTCCAAGCCCCTGCCTCGTtaaacaacccccaacaacaacaacaaccccctacCAAGCCATTCCTCGTATCCAAATTCTCCACCGCCCACCAACCTCCGCAACAataccccccttcccacatcGCCTCAGccttatcctcctccctcccccaatcaACCGCACCCTCGTTAGTTTGGATCACTCCCTCTGAACGCTCCCTTTTTTATCCATACTACTACTccaaacccccttccccacctaAAAAGTCTTCTTCTCGGAGACGCTCCCAGTCTCAGCACAGTTATCCCTCCCAACCGCCTCTGCAATCCCGGTTTGGGgtccagcaacagcagtgCAGCACACAATCTGACGGACAGGGTGGTTACCTCGACGATATCTACGACCActacggtggtggtgatggcggtggtgaaaaaGGGGCATACGACACCGACGTCACCACCAAGGGCCCCGAGAAGGTTGCCACAAAGCAAAAGAGCTGGAGTTCGTCGAAATATTCGACTGGCAGGAGAAGTGAGGACAcagacgatgatgatgatgatgatgatgatgatgatgggtggaaTCAACTAGATGACGTCGAGACGCCTACTCAACTAAAACCAACGCCGgcttttggggttgggggggtaaCAActgaggggaaggggaggagggagggaaaaggggggtatAAATCCCAAGCGGAGAACAAAGGGTTGAGTGTTACCACgggggaaaaggaagggtcaaaggagaggttggccaaggagttggagttgaggaggatgaagtgGCTTTAA